ATTTAGAAGTTAAAGATGGAAAGGTATATCTTACTCTTGAGTTTGCCAAAGATATGCATGGTATGATGGAAAATATAAAATTAACTGTTGATGGGGCTGCTGTAAATCCTACAATCAATGGAACAAAATATACATTCGAGGTTAATTCTGTAAGTTCTAAGATAGGTATATCAGCATACATAACAGCTATGGGGATGAATATAAACTATACTGTTGGATTAGAAGAGTCAACTATTGAAAAGACAACATCTTCTTCAACAAGTGGAATAACAAATGGAAGTACATCAGGAAGTACAACATCATCAAGTGGAACAACAAATGGAAGTACAACATCAACAAGCGGAAGTATATCGTCTTCTGATACAACAGTAACAGAAAGTACAGTTAAAAAAGGAAAATTATATACTATACAAAATACAGTAGATCATGAAAGTCAAACTGGAAAAGATATGGCTAGAAAATACTTAAATTCTACATCTAAAGTTGAAGAAATAGATGGACAATACTATGTAACATTAACATTTACAGGTTCAGAATTTATGAAAAACCATGTTATATATGTAAACGGAAGTAAAGTATCTCATACAGTAACAGCTAAATCAGGAGATAGCATAAGTTTGAGATTTAAAGTATCTAGCTTAAGCGATACAATAAAAGTTGGAACATATGTAGTGCCAATGTCTAGAGATATAGAATTTACAGTTAAATTATTAGAAAGTACGTTAAAGTTTGTAAAAGAGTATGAAGTATCAAGTAATGGATCATCAACTCTTCCACAAACTGGATCAGCTATAGATGGAACAATGACTATGGGTATAGGGACTTCGTTAATGGCATTAGGTACATTATTAAATAGAAGAAAAAGAAAGTAAATAAAAAAACACTAGGAATATATTTCTAGTGTTTTTTATTGAAAGAAATTATCCAAATATATTTATAAAATCTAAATACAGAGTAAGAAAAAGGTTATAAAAGATTGTAAAATATATATGAAGTTGAAAATCAATATCAATAGGAAAATATATTTTGCAAAGGATGGTATAATGAATAAAAAGAATATTATAAAATTTACATTAGATATAGCTATGGCTGTATTATTTATAACCTTTTTTAATAAGAATTTGATAAGTTTTAAATTTCATATAATGGGTGGATATGTATTTACAGCATTTATACTGATTCATATGTTTTTAAATAGAAAATGGATAATAAATATAAGTAAAAGATTATTTGATAAGAAATTAAGATTAAGGGTAAAAATATCATATATACTAAGTGTATTCTTATCTATAAGCATTTTTTTAATAATAGCAAGTGGAGTGCTTATGATGAAATCAACGACTTATGATAGAATAATGTTCTGGAAGATGCTTCATTTTGGAGCTTCATACTTATCGATTGCCTTAATTGGTATGCATATAGGACTTTATTGTAATTTTATAATGAATATGTTTAAAAAAGTATTCGAAATCAAGAAAAATAATAGTACTAGTAAGATGTTAGTAAACATTTCTGTGATTTTAGTATTAATATTTGGAATATATACTACATATAAAGTAGAGTACTTTACAAAAGTTACAAATACATTAACATATGTTGTACAACATATAACACCACAAGATATAGAGAAACCAGAAGGTAATGGGTATAAAAAGGAATCTCCTACATTTATAAATCTAGCAACAACATATGGTTCAATAATATCTATATTTGCAATATCGACTTATTATAGTGATATTGCTATAAAAGAATATAATAAATCAAAGTTAACTAAAAAAGATAATAAAAAAATAGTAGAAGAAGCATAGATAAAAATGTAGATATGAATTAATTCATATCTACATTTTTATTTGAAAATAATAATATTTAAATTTAAATAAAAACTTTATTATACTTATTAATTTATAAAAATAAAATAGATTTTTACAAATTAAAATATAAAAAATGTTGTCAAAAGTGTTGACAAAAAAATAAAATTTTAGCGTTTAAAAAATACTTGATAGTCCACTATATATAGTATACAATAACTGATGTGATACTACATATGGTGCCTAAGGATTAAAAAAATGATTCATATATAGTAAAAAAAGTCAATAGGATTTTGTGAAATAAAAATAAGATTTTGTTAAAAATATTATTTTTATTTTACAAAATTTTAGGGATAATAAAGTGTTAAAAGGAGTATTTTTATGGTCAAGAACTTGAATATTATAAAAAGAGATGGAAGTATTGTTAAATTTAATAAATGTAAAATAGAGGATGCAATACTTAAAGCTATGAAATATGGAAGCGGAATATATGAAGAAGAAATAGCTAAAAAAATAGCAGATGAAATAGAACTAAATTGTTTTGAAAAAGAAAACTCTCCAACTGTATATCAAGTTGAGAACATGGTCTACAACAAATTGATAGAATATAAGCATGAGTTAACAGCAAAAGCTTATGAAGGGTATAGAGCAGTGCAATCATTTAAGAGAGAAGTAAATACTACTGATGACAGCATAATAGGACTTTTAGATAAAAGTAATGAGGAAGTAATAAATGAAAACTCTAATAAGAATGGAGTATTGGCTTCAACTCAAAGAGACTTAATCGCAGGAGAAGTATCTAAGGATATATCTAGAAGAAAAATAATACCGGCACATATAGTTCATGCTCATGATGAGGGTGTTCTTCATTACCATGATATGGATTATGCGATGCAATCAATTCATAACTGTATGCTTATAAATTTAGAAGATATGCTTCAAAATGGAACAGTAATAAATAATAAGTTAGTTGAACCTCCAAAGTCATTTAGTACCGCTTGTACTATAGTTACTCAAATAATAGCTCAAATAGCT
The Romboutsia ilealis genome window above contains:
- a CDS encoding cytochrome b/b6 domain-containing protein, with protein sequence MNKKNIIKFTLDIAMAVLFITFFNKNLISFKFHIMGGYVFTAFILIHMFLNRKWIINISKRLFDKKLRLRVKISYILSVFLSISIFLIIASGVLMMKSTTYDRIMFWKMLHFGASYLSIALIGMHIGLYCNFIMNMFKKVFEIKKNNSTSKMLVNISVILVLIFGIYTTYKVEYFTKVTNTLTYVVQHITPQDIEKPEGNGYKKESPTFINLATTYGSIISIFAISTYYSDIAIKEYNKSKLTKKDNKKIVEEA